CTATCGGTCCGCTCTTGTCAGAGCATCAAACCTGCCAAAGAGCGGTGCCAGGCAAGCGTTGGAAAGAGCGAGATTCTCTCGACAGCGGAGACGACCCCTTCATGCCGGTGGGGCGGGCGTGCCGTCCCACCGCGGCGCGGCCGACCCGTTCATGGACATTTCCGTCCCACTGTTCCGCTGATCTCCTGCAGCGAGGCGAACACGAGCGACGCCCGGTCGCCCTGCATCCCCGCCCGCAGCAAGCACGGGCCCGGGCGGGAGCCGGTCCCTGCGGGCTGGAGTCTGTCTTGAAGCGCACGTTGAGCTCCCAGAAGGGCACGGTCCGGCCGTCTTCGGGGACCCCGCCGGACGTTTCCTTTGGTCGAAGCCCGGCCTATCTCCTATCGTGTCGGGTGGCGACCGGACTCGCGAGAGGCGAAGGAGGAGGGAGCATGGCCCAGACGCTGAGCGTGCTGGTGGCCGGCCTGCTGGTCATCGCAGTTAACGGATGCGCCGGCCCCGGCGTGGCGGTCACCGGGGGCTCGGGCCTGCTGCCGAAACCGGGCGCGCTGGTCCAGCTGCGGGAGGTGACGAACACGAGCGGGCAGACCTTCGACGTCGATGTCGAAGGGATGTTGCGCCAGGCCATGCTGGCGGCGTTACAGGAGGAGCGGCTCGAATGGACGAGGCAGGCCCGCCCCGAGCACTTCGCACTCGATCTCCGGATCACCGAGTACCGGCCGGGCAACGCCTTCCAGCGGTGGGTGCTGCCCGGGTACGGCAGCACCGTGCTGGCCGTGGAAGGGGCTGTGAAAGAGGCGCAAACCGGCGCCGTCGCAGCGTCGTTCGTGCATCAGCGCAGCGTGCACTGGGGCGGGGCCTACACGATCGGCGCCTGGAAGCAGATCTTCGACACGGTCGCCGGTGACATCGCCCGCGA
The nucleotide sequence above comes from Candidatus Methylomirabilota bacterium. Encoded proteins:
- a CDS encoding DUF4410 domain-containing protein — translated: MAQTLSVLVAGLLVIAVNGCAGPGVAVTGGSGLLPKPGALVQLREVTNTSGQTFDVDVEGMLRQAMLAALQEERLEWTRQARPEHFALDLRITEYRPGNAFQRWVLPGYGSTVLAVEGAVKEAQTGAVAASFVHQRSVHWGGAYTIGAWKQIFDTVAGDIARDLKVRIERGGQFVVYLTPRADQAAVPSPGEQAAKIKLAGVTDERPDRGRIGTREAAFGVSMGEVHLGQNVADAVGQALRDDLIAAGYRVVDSGQDLTADGRLRKFWVRTDTTPLYWDVVGEIELELAVVPAQSARTS